From a region of the Leptospira venezuelensis genome:
- a CDS encoding ABC transporter permease, protein MNLNAIKAIYFFEMARTRRTLMQSIASPVLSTSLYFIVFGSAIGSRIQEVNGVSYGSFIVPGLVMLSLLTESISNASFGIYFPKFTGTIYEILSAPVSSMEAVIGFVGAAATKSLILGSIMLATASLFVEIKIAHPLLMVFFLILTCISFSLFGFIIGIWADNFEKLQVIPMLVITPLVFLGGSFYSANMLPPFWQTVTLFNPILYLVSGFRWSFYEIGDVSLEISLAMISLFLVSCLCVVAWMFKTGYHIKK, encoded by the coding sequence ATGAATCTGAACGCAATCAAAGCCATCTATTTTTTCGAAATGGCAAGAACAAGAAGAACCTTGATGCAAAGTATTGCGTCACCCGTTCTTTCTACTTCTTTGTATTTTATCGTTTTCGGTTCTGCGATCGGCTCCAGGATCCAAGAGGTAAATGGAGTGTCCTATGGTTCTTTTATAGTACCTGGGCTTGTTATGCTTTCCTTATTAACTGAAAGTATCTCCAATGCTTCCTTCGGGATCTATTTCCCTAAATTTACCGGAACCATTTACGAAATTTTATCCGCCCCTGTTTCCAGCATGGAAGCAGTAATCGGTTTCGTTGGAGCTGCAGCAACCAAGTCTTTGATCTTAGGATCCATCATGCTTGCAACAGCTTCTTTATTTGTGGAAATAAAGATCGCCCACCCACTCTTAATGGTGTTCTTCCTAATACTCACCTGCATTTCTTTTAGTCTATTTGGATTTATTATAGGTATTTGGGCTGATAATTTCGAAAAACTGCAAGTAATCCCAATGCTTGTGATCACTCCTTTAGTCTTTCTGGGGGGAAGTTTCTATTCAGCAAATATGCTCCCTCCTTTCTGGCAAACTGTAACTTTATTCAATCCAATCCTTTATCTGGTAAGTGGATTTAGATGGAGCTTTTACGAAATCGGAGATGTAAGTCTTGAAATAAGCTTAGCGATGATCTCTCTCTTCCTAGTTTCTTGCCTATGCGTTGTAGCTTGGATGTTTAAGACTGGGTATCATATTAAAAAATAA
- a CDS encoding SpoIIE family protein phosphatase: MDQFYFNFYFFGSLLACLFSIYVTFFFLSIKDGSKAAFHLGLSTLAMTLFHLAYIIAFISFDQWTIIHRWLAIPSPMMGFVQCFIFFFYFPNPRNVKFGLTVYSILYAGLAIVEATFIAVTLQSDHRFNIGSNYWDFESHKFYKIFSIIILIYNFSFLASATWRAIVEKGKERRWIIYIAIAYSTITIIPGILNVMSRDGSISRKVFQHTTDIALVAGLFLVLIIYANATKERTTILSKIVAVTMATFLLAFQLVGYAILNGYETSFDTLKGQASELAAFQGKKPEGFAYLLSFDPDSKEFVLEKGEKDSRFESEDRLEIKFFNVTRKLTNLGTLNSKERWERSKAILADSPKEFYAYSEGIKSFYESKGEDIVSDAELIDFFRFLNKKLNIIKNKFSNLPSKNDPAAVAKLLNSEEIGLKSVLEQVRKKVEKDISSGKSELEVRSSFILPLTSLREVGERMYRGAKFNKANEKTPEFYLAYLVVHPQNEKIYEVGFTYKSFREYLHSPSLVMVICLLVMIVTISFGFRLFFHNAIVRPMEEVVVGLTEVNSGNLEYRLVPRVEDEIGFIARSFNRMARSIQAARKRLEQYANELEEKVKDRTKELEQTLNEVQELKQQQDADYFLTSLLIKPLGSNKANQENVKVEFLLKQKKRFTFRKHEDEIGGDLNISNHIDLQGRSYTVFLNGDAMGKSMQGAGGALVLGSVFESIIERTRVVDTIKKQSPERWLKNAFIELHKVFESFDGSMLVSSVIGLVDDELGILYYINAEHPWTVLYRDGIASFIENEFMFRKLGTTGVEGTIFIKTFQLEPGDCIFVGSDGRDDIIVGIDSDGDRIINDDEKLFLNSVEKGKGDLQEIYNVILNNGKLSDDLSLIRLSFTGNGKHTIPHDEKRQRIKELLRNAKETFLNKDTQEALSYLEEAESLDSRVPEVKKNFIKLFLKLKDYQKAARYAEDYFKLNPIDSEILYVASFAARKAGQIRKALDFSERLRLREPSHIKNLTNLAEIYIAVKNFDRADSILKDALQLDPSNEFVLKVLGLLKKHLSKLSDGNEQPKES; this comes from the coding sequence ATGGATCAGTTCTATTTCAATTTTTACTTTTTTGGTTCTCTACTTGCCTGCCTTTTTTCCATCTACGTTACCTTCTTCTTTTTAAGTATTAAAGATGGCAGTAAGGCTGCATTTCACTTGGGTCTTTCAACCCTAGCGATGACCTTATTTCATTTAGCTTATATTATTGCATTCATCTCTTTTGATCAATGGACTATTATACATCGTTGGTTAGCGATCCCTTCTCCAATGATGGGGTTTGTGCAATGTTTTATCTTTTTCTTTTATTTCCCAAATCCTAGAAACGTTAAGTTTGGTTTAACTGTTTATTCTATTTTGTATGCTGGACTTGCTATTGTCGAAGCTACATTTATTGCTGTGACATTACAGTCGGACCATCGTTTTAATATAGGGAGTAATTATTGGGATTTTGAGTCTCACAAGTTCTATAAAATATTCTCCATTATAATTTTGATATATAACTTTTCCTTTTTAGCCTCAGCCACATGGAGAGCTATCGTCGAAAAGGGAAAGGAAAGAAGATGGATCATTTACATAGCGATCGCTTATTCTACGATTACGATTATTCCCGGTATTCTGAATGTAATGAGTAGGGACGGTTCGATCTCCCGAAAAGTATTCCAACATACTACAGATATTGCACTTGTAGCCGGTCTTTTTCTTGTGCTGATCATTTATGCGAATGCTACCAAAGAAAGAACTACAATTTTGAGTAAGATCGTAGCCGTGACTATGGCTACTTTTCTTTTGGCATTTCAGCTTGTAGGTTATGCTATATTAAATGGTTATGAAACTTCTTTTGATACATTAAAGGGACAGGCTTCAGAGCTTGCTGCGTTTCAAGGGAAGAAACCAGAGGGTTTTGCCTATCTTCTCTCTTTTGATCCGGACTCTAAAGAGTTCGTTTTGGAAAAAGGGGAGAAGGACTCAAGGTTCGAATCGGAAGATCGTCTAGAGATTAAATTTTTCAACGTAACTCGAAAACTTACCAATTTGGGAACGTTGAACTCGAAAGAAAGATGGGAAAGATCCAAAGCGATCCTTGCAGATTCACCAAAGGAATTTTATGCATACTCGGAAGGAATAAAAAGTTTTTATGAATCAAAAGGGGAAGATATAGTTTCGGATGCTGAGCTTATTGATTTTTTTCGATTTCTAAATAAGAAACTGAATATTATAAAAAATAAATTTTCTAATCTCCCTTCTAAAAATGATCCGGCTGCAGTAGCTAAACTTCTGAACTCCGAAGAGATTGGCTTAAAATCGGTCCTCGAACAGGTTCGTAAAAAAGTAGAAAAGGATATTTCCTCCGGAAAGTCAGAATTGGAAGTGAGATCGTCTTTTATTCTTCCTTTAACTTCTTTGAGAGAAGTGGGAGAAAGGATGTATAGAGGAGCAAAATTTAATAAAGCCAATGAAAAAACTCCAGAGTTCTATTTGGCTTATTTAGTGGTCCATCCTCAAAATGAAAAAATTTACGAAGTAGGATTCACTTATAAATCTTTCAGGGAATATTTACATTCTCCTTCTTTAGTAATGGTGATCTGTCTTTTAGTTATGATCGTTACAATTAGTTTCGGATTTAGGCTCTTCTTCCATAACGCAATTGTAAGACCGATGGAAGAAGTAGTTGTCGGATTGACGGAAGTAAATTCTGGAAATTTAGAATATAGATTGGTTCCAAGGGTTGAGGACGAGATCGGCTTTATTGCAAGATCCTTTAATAGGATGGCAAGGTCTATCCAAGCTGCTAGAAAAAGATTGGAGCAATATGCTAACGAACTGGAAGAAAAAGTAAAAGATAGAACCAAAGAATTAGAACAAACCTTAAACGAAGTCCAAGAGTTAAAACAACAACAGGATGCAGATTATTTTTTAACTTCTCTTTTGATTAAACCTTTGGGTTCCAATAAGGCAAATCAAGAAAATGTAAAGGTAGAATTTCTCCTGAAACAAAAGAAAAGATTCACTTTTAGAAAACATGAAGATGAGATCGGTGGGGACCTAAATATTTCCAATCATATTGATTTGCAGGGGAGATCCTACACGGTGTTCTTGAACGGAGATGCTATGGGGAAATCGATGCAGGGTGCCGGTGGTGCATTGGTTCTTGGATCTGTCTTTGAATCTATCATTGAACGAACGAGAGTAGTGGACACGATTAAGAAACAATCTCCGGAAAGATGGCTAAAAAATGCATTTATAGAGTTACATAAGGTATTCGAAAGTTTTGACGGGTCCATGCTTGTTTCTTCCGTAATCGGTCTTGTGGATGATGAGCTTGGAATATTATACTATATTAATGCAGAACATCCTTGGACAGTTTTGTATCGAGATGGAATAGCAAGTTTTATAGAGAATGAGTTCATGTTCAGGAAATTGGGAACTACCGGTGTGGAGGGAACAATTTTTATCAAAACCTTCCAATTGGAGCCTGGAGATTGTATCTTCGTAGGGTCTGACGGTAGGGATGATATTATCGTAGGAATAGATTCGGATGGTGATAGGATCATCAACGATGACGAGAAATTATTCTTAAATTCTGTGGAGAAAGGAAAGGGAGACCTCCAGGAAATTTATAACGTTATTTTGAATAATGGTAAATTGAGTGATGATCTTTCTCTTATTCGATTGTCTTTCACTGGAAATGGCAAACATACAATTCCTCATGATGAAAAAAGACAAAGGATCAAAGAATTACTTAGGAATGCAAAAGAAACCTTCTTAAATAAAGACACCCAAGAAGCACTTAGCTATTTAGAGGAAGCAGAATCTTTGGATAGTAGAGTTCCTGAGGTGAAGAAGAATTTTATAAAACTTTTTCTGAAATTAAAAGATTATCAAAAGGCAGCCAGATATGCGGAAGATTATTTTAAACTGAATCCAATCGATAGCGAGATATTATATGTAGCTTCCTTTGCGGCGAGGAAAGCCGGTCAGATTAGAAAGGCTTTAGATTTCAGCGAACGTCTTCGTTTGAGAGAACCTTCTCATATTAAAAATCTGACTAATCTTGCTGAAATTTATATAGCAGTTAAAAATTTTGATAGAGCGGATTCAATCTTAAAGGATGCTCTCCAATTGGATCCATCCAATGAATTTGTTTTGAAGGTGCTAGGACTTTTGAAAAAGCATTTGAGTAAGCTTTCTGATGGAAATGAGCAGCCTAAGGAATCTTAG
- a CDS encoding polynucleotide kinase-phosphatase has protein sequence MELRLKWRYSRLDINVPELSVVVLIGTSGSGKSSFAKKHFLKTEILSSDECRGIVSNDENDQSATEDAFELLHYILGKRLKKGLLTVVDATNVQKESRRPIIEISRAYHCLPVAIVLDIPENICIERNKHRIDRSFGPHVIRNQRSQLRRSIRNLRDEGFRKIYVLKSPEEVDSVLSIIREKLYNNKKEESGPFDIIGDIHGCYEETKELLEKLGYIIHEVEDDGLNFGFEILPPQNRKVVFVGDLVDRGPDSPSVLRLVMSMVNSGAAFCVAGNHDWKLQKYLNGKKVTLKHGLEKTVEQLEKVPDGFVKSIQTFLDNLISHYVFDRGKLVVAHAGLKEEMQGRGSGAVRSFCMYGETTGEIDEFGLPVRYPWAREYRGHAKVVYGHTPVKYAEWLNNTINIDTGCVFGGKLTALRYPEEEIVQVDAKKTYYESAKPLNFDQKGGFSSQQEEDDLLDIGDVIGKRIVQTSLKNNITIREENSISTLEVMSRFAVNPKWLIYLPPTMSPCSTSELSGFLEHPQQAFEYYQKRGITKIVCEEKHMGSRAIITICKNEEIAKLRFGIEEEGFGICYTRTGRNFFNDPSLEKEFLDHLNRALTVSGFWEKFQTDWVCMDSELMPWSLKAQALIRDQYAAVYSAAFASFSDAIHLLKQAANLGSEEASKLIGDFENKQTSVSKYESAYSGYCWEVKSIADLKLAPFHILATEGKTYTDKSHAWHMENISEICRFDSNLLRATEYRSVNLESEKETEDAISWWLNLVSKGGEGMVVKPYDFLAFGKEGLLQPAIKCRGPEYLRIIYGPEYDRPENLERLRKRGLARKRSLALREFALGIEALERFVKKEPLRRIHESVFGVLALESEDVDPRL, from the coding sequence TTGGAGCTTCGACTCAAATGGCGGTATTCACGCTTGGATATTAATGTACCTGAGTTATCTGTAGTGGTACTAATTGGCACTTCGGGTTCCGGCAAATCAAGTTTCGCCAAAAAACATTTTTTAAAAACGGAAATTCTTTCCTCCGACGAGTGTAGAGGAATTGTTTCCAACGACGAAAATGATCAAAGCGCGACTGAAGATGCGTTTGAACTTCTGCACTACATATTAGGCAAAAGACTAAAAAAGGGACTTTTGACCGTAGTGGATGCCACAAACGTACAGAAAGAATCACGTCGCCCCATTATTGAGATTTCTCGCGCATACCATTGTTTACCTGTCGCAATCGTTCTGGACATCCCGGAAAATATATGTATAGAAAGAAATAAACATAGGATAGATAGAAGTTTTGGACCTCACGTTATACGAAACCAGAGGAGCCAATTGAGAAGATCTATTCGTAATCTACGGGATGAAGGTTTTCGCAAAATTTATGTTCTGAAATCGCCAGAAGAAGTGGATTCAGTTCTTTCTATAATTCGAGAAAAATTATATAACAATAAAAAAGAAGAATCGGGGCCATTCGATATTATCGGAGATATCCACGGTTGTTATGAAGAAACCAAGGAGCTTTTAGAAAAACTAGGTTATATAATCCATGAAGTGGAGGATGACGGATTAAATTTTGGTTTTGAGATTCTTCCTCCTCAAAATAGAAAAGTTGTGTTTGTGGGAGATTTGGTGGACAGAGGTCCAGATTCCCCTTCTGTACTTCGACTTGTGATGTCCATGGTCAATTCAGGAGCTGCTTTCTGCGTAGCCGGAAATCATGATTGGAAATTGCAAAAATATTTAAATGGCAAAAAGGTCACTTTAAAACACGGGTTAGAGAAAACAGTAGAACAATTGGAAAAAGTTCCCGATGGTTTTGTAAAATCTATACAAACTTTTTTAGATAATTTGATCAGTCACTATGTATTTGACAGAGGAAAGTTAGTGGTAGCTCATGCGGGCTTGAAAGAAGAGATGCAGGGGCGAGGATCTGGTGCAGTTCGAAGTTTTTGTATGTATGGAGAAACTACCGGCGAAATTGATGAGTTTGGATTGCCGGTAAGATATCCTTGGGCAAGAGAATATCGCGGCCATGCAAAGGTTGTCTACGGCCACACTCCTGTAAAATACGCGGAGTGGTTGAATAATACAATCAATATAGATACCGGTTGCGTGTTTGGTGGTAAACTAACTGCATTACGTTATCCTGAAGAAGAAATTGTACAAGTAGATGCAAAGAAAACCTATTATGAATCAGCTAAACCATTAAATTTTGATCAGAAAGGCGGATTTTCTTCTCAACAAGAGGAGGATGATTTACTCGATATCGGAGATGTGATTGGTAAACGAATTGTTCAAACTAGTTTAAAAAATAATATCACGATTAGGGAAGAAAATTCCATAAGTACCTTAGAGGTGATGAGCCGATTTGCGGTAAATCCTAAATGGTTGATTTATCTTCCTCCTACAATGTCTCCATGTTCTACAAGCGAACTTTCAGGATTTTTAGAACATCCGCAACAGGCGTTCGAATATTATCAGAAAAGGGGAATTACGAAGATCGTATGTGAAGAGAAACATATGGGTTCTCGTGCAATCATAACGATTTGTAAAAATGAAGAGATTGCAAAACTTAGATTCGGTATTGAAGAGGAGGGATTCGGGATTTGTTACACTAGAACGGGTCGGAACTTTTTTAACGATCCAAGCCTTGAAAAGGAATTTCTAGATCATCTGAATCGGGCTTTAACCGTTAGCGGTTTCTGGGAGAAGTTCCAGACGGATTGGGTATGTATGGATTCAGAATTGATGCCGTGGTCGTTGAAGGCCCAAGCTCTTATACGAGATCAATATGCAGCAGTTTACTCCGCGGCGTTCGCTTCTTTTTCGGATGCAATCCATTTATTAAAGCAAGCAGCAAATCTTGGATCTGAAGAGGCTTCCAAATTAATCGGAGACTTTGAAAATAAACAAACCTCTGTTTCGAAATATGAAAGTGCATATTCTGGATACTGCTGGGAGGTGAAATCGATTGCGGACCTGAAGTTGGCTCCTTTTCATATCCTTGCAACAGAAGGAAAAACTTATACAGACAAGTCCCATGCTTGGCACATGGAAAATATTTCGGAGATTTGTAGATTCGACTCTAACTTACTAAGGGCAACCGAATATAGATCGGTAAATTTGGAATCAGAAAAGGAGACCGAAGATGCGATTAGCTGGTGGTTGAATCTTGTTTCAAAAGGAGGAGAAGGTATGGTCGTTAAACCTTATGACTTTCTTGCTTTTGGGAAGGAAGGTTTATTGCAACCTGCTATTAAATGTAGAGGCCCTGAATATCTTCGAATAATATACGGTCCTGAATATGATCGTCCTGAAAATCTTGAAAGGTTAAGGAAAAGAGGACTGGCTAGGAAAAGGTCCTTGGCGTTACGTGAATTCGCTTTAGGTATTGAGGCATTAGAACGTTTCGTTAAAAAGGAACCATTACGTAGGATTCACGAATCCGTATTTGGAGTTTTGGCGTTAGAAAGTGAAGATGTAGACCCAAGATTATAA
- a CDS encoding 3' terminal RNA ribose 2'-O-methyltransferase Hen1, translating to MLLTISTTREPATDIGFLLHKHPEKFQTSDFSFGRVLHFYPERNPNKTTFCLMLEIDPIALVRGKRKNGESQFALEQYVNDRPYVVSSFLSVAIAQTLSSALNGTCKTRPELVHEQFPLEVRIPVLPAPKGGENLIRSFFEPLGYECEIKRIPLDPKFPDWGDSRYYSLVLNNNITIKELLSHLYVLIPALDLDKHYFIDKGEIDKLVKKGEGWLTSHPQKQAIVGRYLLNIKHFAKSALQKLTDDEIAEEKNEVQETEDRVKKESLNKIRLKEVVKKILESGAEKVLDLGCGEGKLAKILLENKQFSEILAMDVSYSELLVAKERLNYEQLPERQRARLKFIQGSLIYKDPRLQGFDAAAVVEVIEHMDLNRLKSFERVLFEFSRPKTVVLTTPNKEYNVLYEKLKKFRHHDHRFEWTRSEFQDWSRNICDKFGYSVEFFPVGEVAENIGASTQMAVFTLGY from the coding sequence ATGTTACTTACAATTTCTACGACTAGGGAGCCGGCTACCGATATAGGTTTTTTGCTTCATAAACATCCTGAAAAATTCCAGACTTCTGATTTTTCTTTTGGGAGAGTTCTTCATTTTTACCCGGAAAGAAATCCAAACAAAACCACCTTCTGTTTGATGTTGGAAATCGATCCAATTGCTTTGGTTCGAGGAAAACGGAAAAATGGAGAATCTCAATTTGCACTAGAACAATATGTAAATGATAGACCATATGTAGTGTCTTCTTTCTTGTCTGTCGCGATTGCCCAAACTCTTTCATCTGCCTTGAACGGAACCTGTAAGACAAGGCCTGAATTAGTTCACGAACAGTTCCCGCTAGAAGTTCGAATTCCAGTACTTCCTGCTCCAAAGGGAGGAGAAAATTTAATTCGTTCATTTTTTGAACCTTTAGGATACGAATGCGAAATAAAAAGAATTCCTTTGGATCCAAAGTTTCCGGATTGGGGAGATAGTAGATATTACTCCCTGGTGCTAAATAATAATATCACAATCAAGGAGCTTCTCTCTCATTTATATGTTTTAATCCCAGCCTTAGACTTGGATAAACATTATTTTATAGACAAGGGAGAAATAGACAAGTTAGTCAAAAAGGGAGAAGGTTGGCTTACTTCTCATCCTCAAAAGCAGGCTATTGTCGGACGTTATTTATTGAATATTAAACATTTTGCAAAAAGTGCATTACAAAAGCTTACTGATGATGAGATCGCAGAAGAAAAAAATGAAGTTCAAGAAACTGAGGATAGAGTAAAGAAAGAATCTTTAAACAAGATTAGGCTCAAAGAGGTCGTGAAAAAAATATTAGAATCTGGAGCAGAAAAAGTTTTAGATTTAGGGTGTGGAGAGGGAAAGCTCGCCAAAATCCTTTTAGAGAATAAACAATTCTCCGAAATTTTGGCGATGGATGTTTCTTATTCGGAACTTTTAGTGGCAAAAGAAAGATTAAATTACGAGCAGCTCCCTGAAAGACAAAGAGCAAGATTAAAATTTATACAAGGATCTCTTATTTACAAAGATCCGAGGTTACAAGGTTTTGATGCGGCTGCAGTAGTGGAAGTAATCGAGCATATGGATTTGAACCGCTTAAAATCTTTTGAGAGGGTACTCTTTGAATTCTCACGTCCTAAAACGGTTGTCTTAACTACTCCGAATAAAGAATATAATGTACTTTACGAAAAACTAAAGAAATTCAGACATCATGATCATCGTTTTGAGTGGACTAGATCCGAATTTCAGGATTGGTCTAGAAATATTTGCGATAAATTCGGCTATTCTGTAGAATTTTTTCCTGTCGGAGAAGTTGCGGAAAACATTGGAGCTTCGACTCAAATGGCGGTATTCACGCTTGGATATTAA
- a CDS encoding ABC transporter ATP-binding protein: MNSNSPIVSIQNLSKSYSNGFQALKNINLDIEKGEIIALLGPNGAGKTTLISIICGIVNPSSGSVSVGGYDIIKDYRKTRSMIGLVPQELTVHAFESVLTTTNFSRGLFGKSPNKEYIEELLKSLSLIEKKDQMIMTLSGGMKRRVLIAKALSHEPLVLFLDEPTAGVDVELRKDMWNVVRALRDKGVTIILTTHYIEEAEEIADRVGIMNKGELVLVEKKTELMHKLGKKQILLDLVSPIQSLPNNFNGYELELKNEGRQLLYTYDGQEKQTGIASFLEQLKKSGIEFRDLNTTQSSLEEIFVQLVKESK; encoded by the coding sequence ATGAACTCCAACTCTCCCATTGTTTCCATCCAAAACCTCTCCAAATCCTATTCAAATGGATTCCAGGCTTTAAAAAATATAAACTTGGATATTGAAAAAGGAGAGATCATTGCTCTTTTAGGTCCGAATGGCGCCGGAAAAACTACTTTGATTTCCATTATCTGCGGGATAGTAAATCCAAGTTCTGGTTCCGTTTCCGTAGGTGGTTATGATATTATCAAGGATTATAGAAAGACCAGATCTATGATCGGTCTTGTTCCGCAAGAGCTTACTGTTCATGCATTTGAATCCGTTTTGACAACTACGAATTTTAGTAGAGGTTTATTCGGAAAATCACCTAACAAAGAATATATCGAAGAACTTTTAAAGTCCCTTTCTCTTATAGAGAAAAAGGACCAGATGATCATGACCTTATCTGGCGGAATGAAAAGAAGGGTCTTAATCGCAAAAGCATTATCTCATGAACCCTTGGTTCTATTTTTAGATGAGCCTACCGCTGGTGTCGATGTAGAACTTAGAAAAGATATGTGGAATGTAGTGAGAGCACTTAGAGACAAAGGAGTGACAATTATTCTCACAACACATTATATAGAAGAAGCAGAAGAGATCGCTGACAGAGTCGGCATCATGAACAAGGGAGAATTGGTCCTAGTAGAAAAGAAAACCGAGCTAATGCATAAGCTCGGGAAAAAACAGATCTTGTTAGATCTAGTTTCGCCCATCCAAAGTTTGCCTAATAATTTTAACGGCTATGAACTTGAATTAAAGAACGAAGGGAGACAATTATTGTATACCTACGATGGTCAGGAAAAACAAACCGGGATAGCAAGCTTTTTGGAACAATTGAAAAAATCCGGAATAGAATTCAGAGACCTGAATACGACCCAAAGCAGTTTGGAAGAAATTTTCGTACAATTAGTGAAGGAATCCAAATGA
- a CDS encoding DUF2834 domain-containing protein, protein MNLLTFRNLLIFLGSVFTAGFLYLVLPPLSQNFDVIGAFLGGFVNPFSSAYALDIIFTWLVLAAWIIYDAKTKGIKNGWIALLLGVVPGVAVGAAYYIYLREKQGRN, encoded by the coding sequence ATGAATCTTTTAACATTTCGAAATCTTCTGATTTTCCTAGGATCTGTGTTTACCGCAGGCTTTCTTTATTTAGTGCTACCTCCTTTATCACAAAACTTTGATGTGATCGGCGCGTTTTTAGGAGGATTCGTTAATCCATTTTCAAGTGCGTATGCATTAGATATTATTTTTACTTGGCTTGTTCTAGCCGCTTGGATCATATACGATGCAAAAACAAAAGGAATCAAAAATGGATGGATTGCACTTTTACTTGGAGTGGTTCCCGGTGTAGCCGTAGGAGCAGCCTATTATATTTATCTTAGAGAGAAACAGGGCCGTAATTGA